In Ovis canadensis isolate MfBH-ARS-UI-01 breed Bighorn chromosome 11, ARS-UI_OviCan_v2, whole genome shotgun sequence, one genomic interval encodes:
- the LLGL1 gene encoding lethal(2) giant larvae protein homolog 1 isoform X5, with the protein MMKFRFRRQGADPQREKLKQELFAFHKTVEHGFPNQPSALAFDPELHIMAIGTRSGAVKIYGAPGVEFTGLHRDAATVTQMHFLPGQGRVLTLLDDDSLHLWEIVHHDGCAHLEEALHFQAPSWPGFDGASGLPSLAHITVVLLVAVGDMAALGTEGGSIFFLDVPTLTLLEGQTLGPDEVLRSVPDDYRCGKALGPVESLQGHLRDPTKILIGYSRGLLVIWNQAARCAERIFLGNQQLESVCWERSGHTVVSSHSDGSYAIWAADTGDSPAVQPTVATTPYGPFPCKAINKVLWRSCASGEHFVIFSGGMPRASYGDRHCVSVLQAETLVTLDFTSRVIDFFTVHSTRPEDEFDEPQALAVLLEEELVVLDLQTPGWPAVPAPYLAPLHSSAITCSAHVANVPAKLWARIVSAGEQQSPQPASGASSWPITGGRNLAQEPSQRGLLLTGHEDGTVRFWDASGVALRPLYKLSTAGLFQTDCEHADSLAQAAEDDWPPFRKVGCFDPYSDDPRLGVQKVALCKYTAQMVVAGTAGQVLVLELSDTPAEQAVGVASLDLLQDREGFTWKGHERLSPRLGPLPWPAGFQPRALIQCLPPAAVTAVTLHAEWGLVAFGTSHGFGLFDYLRRSPVLARCTLHPSDSLAMEGPLSRVKSLKKSLRQSFRRIRKSRASGKKRMVAGSKLQEANAQLAEQAGPQDVEVTPVQRRIEPRSADDSLSGVVRCLYFADTFLRDAAHHGPTMWAGTNSGSVFAYALEVPAAVAGGEKRPERAVEAVLGKEVQLMHRAPVVAIAVLDGRGRPLPEPYEASRDLAQAPDMQGGHAVLIASEEQFKVFTLPKVSAKTKFKLTAHEGCRVRKVALATFASVACEDYTETCLACLTNLGDVHVFSVPGLRPQVHYACIRKEDISGIASCVFTRHGQGEAGRRLQSGLPGGRDMALYCASCPLLGFYLISPSEFERFSLSARNITEPLCSLDVRWPRDATCVSHRSRESPKLSQANGTPGIILAPQSHDGSPDPICKEADTLEPPEAMLSPMSIDSATSADTTLDTTGDMTVEDVKDFLGSSEESEKNLRNLSEEEARACAILIK; encoded by the exons ACCGTGGAGCATGGCTTCCCCAACCAGCCCAGTGCGCTGGCCTTTGACCCTGAGCTTCATATCATGGCCATTGGCACCCGGTCTGGGGCCGTCAAGAT CTACGGTGCCCCTGGCGTGGAGTTCACGGGCCTGCACCGAGATGCGGCCACTGTCACCCAGATGCATTTCCTGCCTGGTCAG GGTCGAGTCCTGACCCTGCTGGATGACGACAGCCTCCACCTGTGGGAGATTGTCCACCATGACGGCTGCGCCCACCTGGAAGAAGCCCTCCACTTCCAGGCACCCAGTTGGCCTGGCTTTGACGGCGCCAG CGGCCTGCCCAGCCTCGCCCACATCACAGTGGTCCTGCTGGTGGCTGTGGGTGACATGGCTGCCCTGGGCACCGAGGGAGGAAGCATCTTCTTCCTGGATGTTCCCACCCTGACGCTGCTTGAGGGGCAGACCCTGGGCCCAGACGAGGTTCTGCGAAG CGTGCCTGATGACTACCGATGTGGGAAGGCGCTGGGCCCCGTGGAGTCACTCCAGGGACACCTGCGGGACCCCACCAAGATCCTCATCGGCTACAGCCGGGGCCTGCTGGTCATCTGGAACCAGGCCGCTCGCTGTGCCGAGCGCATCTTCCTGGGGAACCAG CAGCTGGAGAGCGTGTGCTGGGAGCGCAGTGGCCACACAGTGGTTAGCTCGCACAGCGACGGCAGCTACGCCATCTGGGCCGCGGACACCGGTGACTCCCCAGCAGTGCAGCCCACCGTGGCCACCACGCCCTACG GCCCCTTCCCCTGCAAAGCCATCAATAAGGTCCTGTGGCGAAGCTGTGCGTCTGG TGAGCACTTCGTCATCTTCAGCGGTGGCATGCCCCGCGCCAGCTATGGTGACCGCCACTGTGTGAGCGTGCTCCAGGCTGAAACCCTGGTGACACTGGACTTCACCTCCCGCGTCATCGACTTCTTCACGGTGCACAGCACGCGGCCTGAGGATG AGTTCGATGAGCCCCAGGCCCTCGCTGTGCTGCTCGAAGAAGAGCTGGTGGTGCTGGACCTGCAGACACCCGGCTGGCCGGCTGTACCCGCCCCGTACCTGGCCCCCCTGCACTCTTCCGCCATCACCTGCTCGGCCCATGTCGCCAATGTCCCTGCCAAGCTGTGGGCCCGCATTGTGAGCGCCGGGGAGCAGCAGAGCCCCCAGCCGGCCTCTGGGGCCTCG AGCTGGCCCATCactgggggccggaacctggctCAGGAGCCATCCCAGCGAGGCCTGCTGCTGACCGG CCACGAGGACGGCACAGTGCGCTTCTGGGACGCCTCCGGTGTGGCCCTGCGACCGCTCTACAAGCTCAGCACTGCTGGCCTCTTCCAGACGGACTGCGAGCACGCGGACAGCTTGGCCCAGGCCGCCGAGGACGACTGGCCACCCTTCCGCAAG GTGGGCTGCTTCGACCCCTACAGCGACGACCCGCGGCTCGGCGTGCAGAAGGTGGCGCTCTGCAAGTACACGGCCCAGATGGTGGTGGCTGGCACTGCGGGTCAG GTGCTGGTGCTGGAGTTGAGTGACACGCCGGCAGAGCAGGCGGTGGGCGTGGCCAGCCTGGACCTGCTGCAGGACCGCGAGGGCTTCACATGGAAAGGCCATGAGCGGctgagcccgcgcctgggaccgCTGCCCTGGCCAGCCGGCTTCCAGCCCCGCGCTCTCATCCAGTGCCTGCCACCAGCCGCCGTCACAGCCGTCACACTCCACGCTGAGTGGGGCCTCGTGGCCTTCGGGACCAGTCACGGCTTTGGCCTCTTTGACTACCTGCGCAGGAGCCCCGTGCTGGCCAG GTGCACCCTGCACCCCAGCGACTCCCTGGCCATGGAGGGGCCGCTGTCCCGTGTGAAGTCGCTCAAGAAGTCGCTGCGCCAGTCCTTCCGGCGCATCCGCAAGAGCCGTGCATCGGGCAAGAAGCGGATGGTCGCCGGCAGCAAG TTGCAGGAGGCCAACGCACAGCTGGCGGAGCAGGCCGGTCCCCAGGATGTGGAGGTTACGCCCGTGCAGCGCCGCATTGAGCCCCGCTCAGCCGACGACTCCCTCTCGGGTGTTGTGCGCTGTCTCTACTTTGCAGACACCTTCCTTCGAGATG CGGCCCACCATGGCCCCACCATGTGGGCGGGCACCAACTCGGGCTCCGTGTTTGCCTATGCACTGGAGGTCCCAGCGGCAGTGGCGGGTGGTGAGAAGCGGCCAGAGCGGGCGGTGGAGGCTGTGCTGGGCAAGGAGGTGCAGCTGATGCACCGTGCCCCGGTGGTGGCCATCGCGGTGCTGGATGGGCGCGGCCGTCCACTGCCGGAGCCCTACGAGGCCTCACGGGACCTTGCACAGGCGCCTGACATGCAGGGTGGCCACGCCGTGCTCATCGCGTCTGAGGAGCAGTTCAAG gTGTTCACGCTACCCAAGGTGAGCGCCAAGACCAAGTTCAAGCTGACAGCCCATGAGGGCTGCCGCGTGCGCAAAGTGGCCCTGGCTACCTTTGCCAGTGTGGCCTGCGAGGACTACACGGAGACCTGCCTGGCCTGCCTCACTAACCTGGGTGACGTGCACGTGTTCTCTGTGCCGGGCCTGCGGCCCCAGGTGCACTATGCCTGCATCCGCAAAGAGGACATCAGCGGCATCGCCTCCTGCGTGTTCACACGGCATGGCCAGGGTGAGGCGGGCAGGCGGCTACAGTCAGGGCTTCCGGGAGGCAGGGACATGGCCCTTTACTGTGCTTCCTGCCCCCTCCTAGGGTTTTACCTGATTTCTCCCTCGGAGTTTGAGCGCTTCTCCTTGAGTGCCCGGAACATCACCGAGCCACTCTGCTCTCTGGACGTCCGTTGGCCCCGTGATGCCACCTGTGTCAG CCACAGGTCCCGAGAGTCGCCCAAGCTGAGCCAGGCTAACGGGACCCCGGGCATCATCCTGGCCCCACAGAGCCATGATGGAAGCCCCGATCCCATCTGCAAGGAGGCTG ACACCCTAGAGCCACCTGAGGCCATGCTCTCACCTATGTCCATTGACTCGGCCACCAGTGCCGACACCACACTGGACACAACGGGGGACATGACGGTGGAGGACGTAAAGGATTTCCTGGG CTCCTCAGAGGAATCTGAGAAGAACCTGCGGAACCTGTCAGAAGAGGAGGCTCGAGCCTGTGCCATCCTGATCAAATGA
- the LLGL1 gene encoding lethal(2) giant larvae protein homolog 1 isoform X3 yields MMKFRFRRQGADPQREKLKQELFAFHKTVEHGFPNQPSALAFDPELHIMAIGTRSGAVKIYGAPGVEFTGLHRDAATVTQMHFLPGQGRVLTLLDDDSLHLWEIVHHDGCAHLEEALHFQAPSWPGFDGASGLPSLAHITVVLLVAVGDMAALGTEGGSIFFLDVPTLTLLEGQTLGPDEVLRSVPDDYRCGKALGPVESLQGHLRDPTKILIGYSRGLLVIWNQAARCAERIFLGNQQLESVCWERSGHTVVSSHSDGSYAIWAADTGDSPAVQPTVATTPYGPFPCKAINKVLWRSCASGEHFVIFSGGMPRASYGDRHCVSVLQAETLVTLDFTSRVIDFFTVHSTRPEDEFDEPQALAVLLEEELVVLDLQTPGWPAVPAPYLAPLHSSAITCSAHVANVPAKLWARIVSAGEQQSPQPASGASSWPITGGRNLAQEPSQRGLLLTGHEDGTVRFWDASGVALRPLYKLSTAGLFQTDCEHADSLAQAAEDDWPPFRKVGCFDPYSDDPRLGVQKVALCKYTAQMVVAGTAGQVLVLELSDTPAEQAVGVASLDLLQDREGFTWKGHERLSPRLGPLPWPAGFQPRALIQCLPPAAVTAVTLHAEWGLVAFGTSHGFGLFDYLRRSPVLARCTLHPSDSLAMEGPLSRVKSLKKSLRQSFRRIRKSRASGKKRMVAGSKLQEANAQLAEQAGPQDVEVTPVQRRIEPRSADDSLSGVVRCLYFADTFLRDAAHHGPTMWAGTNSGSVFAYALEVPAAVAGGEKRPERAVEAVLGKEVQLMHRAPVVAIAVLDGRGRPLPEPYEASRDLAQAPDMQGGHAVLIASEEQFKVFTLPKVSAKTKFKLTAHEGCRVRKVALATFASVACEDYTETCLACLTNLGDVHVFSVPGLRPQVHYACIRKEDISGIASCVFTRHGQGFYLISPSEFERFSLSARNITEPLCSLDVRWPRDATCVRSRESPKLSQANGTPGIILAPQSHDGSPDPICKEADTLEPPEAMLSPMSIDSATSADTTLDTTGDMTVEDVKDFLGSSEESEKNLRNLSEEEARACAILIK; encoded by the exons ACCGTGGAGCATGGCTTCCCCAACCAGCCCAGTGCGCTGGCCTTTGACCCTGAGCTTCATATCATGGCCATTGGCACCCGGTCTGGGGCCGTCAAGAT CTACGGTGCCCCTGGCGTGGAGTTCACGGGCCTGCACCGAGATGCGGCCACTGTCACCCAGATGCATTTCCTGCCTGGTCAG GGTCGAGTCCTGACCCTGCTGGATGACGACAGCCTCCACCTGTGGGAGATTGTCCACCATGACGGCTGCGCCCACCTGGAAGAAGCCCTCCACTTCCAGGCACCCAGTTGGCCTGGCTTTGACGGCGCCAG CGGCCTGCCCAGCCTCGCCCACATCACAGTGGTCCTGCTGGTGGCTGTGGGTGACATGGCTGCCCTGGGCACCGAGGGAGGAAGCATCTTCTTCCTGGATGTTCCCACCCTGACGCTGCTTGAGGGGCAGACCCTGGGCCCAGACGAGGTTCTGCGAAG CGTGCCTGATGACTACCGATGTGGGAAGGCGCTGGGCCCCGTGGAGTCACTCCAGGGACACCTGCGGGACCCCACCAAGATCCTCATCGGCTACAGCCGGGGCCTGCTGGTCATCTGGAACCAGGCCGCTCGCTGTGCCGAGCGCATCTTCCTGGGGAACCAG CAGCTGGAGAGCGTGTGCTGGGAGCGCAGTGGCCACACAGTGGTTAGCTCGCACAGCGACGGCAGCTACGCCATCTGGGCCGCGGACACCGGTGACTCCCCAGCAGTGCAGCCCACCGTGGCCACCACGCCCTACG GCCCCTTCCCCTGCAAAGCCATCAATAAGGTCCTGTGGCGAAGCTGTGCGTCTGG TGAGCACTTCGTCATCTTCAGCGGTGGCATGCCCCGCGCCAGCTATGGTGACCGCCACTGTGTGAGCGTGCTCCAGGCTGAAACCCTGGTGACACTGGACTTCACCTCCCGCGTCATCGACTTCTTCACGGTGCACAGCACGCGGCCTGAGGATG AGTTCGATGAGCCCCAGGCCCTCGCTGTGCTGCTCGAAGAAGAGCTGGTGGTGCTGGACCTGCAGACACCCGGCTGGCCGGCTGTACCCGCCCCGTACCTGGCCCCCCTGCACTCTTCCGCCATCACCTGCTCGGCCCATGTCGCCAATGTCCCTGCCAAGCTGTGGGCCCGCATTGTGAGCGCCGGGGAGCAGCAGAGCCCCCAGCCGGCCTCTGGGGCCTCG AGCTGGCCCATCactgggggccggaacctggctCAGGAGCCATCCCAGCGAGGCCTGCTGCTGACCGG CCACGAGGACGGCACAGTGCGCTTCTGGGACGCCTCCGGTGTGGCCCTGCGACCGCTCTACAAGCTCAGCACTGCTGGCCTCTTCCAGACGGACTGCGAGCACGCGGACAGCTTGGCCCAGGCCGCCGAGGACGACTGGCCACCCTTCCGCAAG GTGGGCTGCTTCGACCCCTACAGCGACGACCCGCGGCTCGGCGTGCAGAAGGTGGCGCTCTGCAAGTACACGGCCCAGATGGTGGTGGCTGGCACTGCGGGTCAG GTGCTGGTGCTGGAGTTGAGTGACACGCCGGCAGAGCAGGCGGTGGGCGTGGCCAGCCTGGACCTGCTGCAGGACCGCGAGGGCTTCACATGGAAAGGCCATGAGCGGctgagcccgcgcctgggaccgCTGCCCTGGCCAGCCGGCTTCCAGCCCCGCGCTCTCATCCAGTGCCTGCCACCAGCCGCCGTCACAGCCGTCACACTCCACGCTGAGTGGGGCCTCGTGGCCTTCGGGACCAGTCACGGCTTTGGCCTCTTTGACTACCTGCGCAGGAGCCCCGTGCTGGCCAG GTGCACCCTGCACCCCAGCGACTCCCTGGCCATGGAGGGGCCGCTGTCCCGTGTGAAGTCGCTCAAGAAGTCGCTGCGCCAGTCCTTCCGGCGCATCCGCAAGAGCCGTGCATCGGGCAAGAAGCGGATGGTCGCCGGCAGCAAG TTGCAGGAGGCCAACGCACAGCTGGCGGAGCAGGCCGGTCCCCAGGATGTGGAGGTTACGCCCGTGCAGCGCCGCATTGAGCCCCGCTCAGCCGACGACTCCCTCTCGGGTGTTGTGCGCTGTCTCTACTTTGCAGACACCTTCCTTCGAGATG CGGCCCACCATGGCCCCACCATGTGGGCGGGCACCAACTCGGGCTCCGTGTTTGCCTATGCACTGGAGGTCCCAGCGGCAGTGGCGGGTGGTGAGAAGCGGCCAGAGCGGGCGGTGGAGGCTGTGCTGGGCAAGGAGGTGCAGCTGATGCACCGTGCCCCGGTGGTGGCCATCGCGGTGCTGGATGGGCGCGGCCGTCCACTGCCGGAGCCCTACGAGGCCTCACGGGACCTTGCACAGGCGCCTGACATGCAGGGTGGCCACGCCGTGCTCATCGCGTCTGAGGAGCAGTTCAAG gTGTTCACGCTACCCAAGGTGAGCGCCAAGACCAAGTTCAAGCTGACAGCCCATGAGGGCTGCCGCGTGCGCAAAGTGGCCCTGGCTACCTTTGCCAGTGTGGCCTGCGAGGACTACACGGAGACCTGCCTGGCCTGCCTCACTAACCTGGGTGACGTGCACGTGTTCTCTGTGCCGGGCCTGCGGCCCCAGGTGCACTATGCCTGCATCCGCAAAGAGGACATCAGCGGCATCGCCTCCTGCGTGTTCACACGGCATGGCCAGG GGTTTTACCTGATTTCTCCCTCGGAGTTTGAGCGCTTCTCCTTGAGTGCCCGGAACATCACCGAGCCACTCTGCTCTCTGGACGTCCGTTGGCCCCGTGATGCCACCTGTGTCAG GTCCCGAGAGTCGCCCAAGCTGAGCCAGGCTAACGGGACCCCGGGCATCATCCTGGCCCCACAGAGCCATGATGGAAGCCCCGATCCCATCTGCAAGGAGGCTG ACACCCTAGAGCCACCTGAGGCCATGCTCTCACCTATGTCCATTGACTCGGCCACCAGTGCCGACACCACACTGGACACAACGGGGGACATGACGGTGGAGGACGTAAAGGATTTCCTGGG CTCCTCAGAGGAATCTGAGAAGAACCTGCGGAACCTGTCAGAAGAGGAGGCTCGAGCCTGTGCCATCCTGATCAAATGA
- the LLGL1 gene encoding lethal(2) giant larvae protein homolog 1 isoform X4 — MMKFRFRRQGADPQREKLKQELFAFHKTVEHGFPNQPSALAFDPELHIMAIGTRSGAVKIYGAPGVEFTGLHRDAATVTQMHFLPGQGRVLTLLDDDSLHLWEIVHHDGCAHLEEALHFQAPSWPGFDGASGLPSLAHITVVLLVAVGDMAALGTEGGSIFFLDVPTLTLLEGQTLGPDEVLRSVPDDYRCGKALGPVESLQGHLRDPTKILIGYSRGLLVIWNQAARCAERIFLGNQLESVCWERSGHTVVSSHSDGSYAIWAADTGDSPAVQPTVATTPYGPFPCKAINKVLWRSCASGEHFVIFSGGMPRASYGDRHCVSVLQAETLVTLDFTSRVIDFFTVHSTRPEDEFDEPQALAVLLEEELVVLDLQTPGWPAVPAPYLAPLHSSAITCSAHVANVPAKLWARIVSAGEQQSPQPASGASSWPITGGRNLAQEPSQRGLLLTGHEDGTVRFWDASGVALRPLYKLSTAGLFQTDCEHADSLAQAAEDDWPPFRKVGCFDPYSDDPRLGVQKVALCKYTAQMVVAGTAGQVLVLELSDTPAEQAVGVASLDLLQDREGFTWKGHERLSPRLGPLPWPAGFQPRALIQCLPPAAVTAVTLHAEWGLVAFGTSHGFGLFDYLRRSPVLARCTLHPSDSLAMEGPLSRVKSLKKSLRQSFRRIRKSRASGKKRMVAGSKLQEANAQLAEQAGPQDVEVTPVQRRIEPRSADDSLSGVVRCLYFADTFLRDAAHHGPTMWAGTNSGSVFAYALEVPAAVAGGEKRPERAVEAVLGKEVQLMHRAPVVAIAVLDGRGRPLPEPYEASRDLAQAPDMQGGHAVLIASEEQFKVFTLPKVSAKTKFKLTAHEGCRVRKVALATFASVACEDYTETCLACLTNLGDVHVFSVPGLRPQVHYACIRKEDISGIASCVFTRHGQGFYLISPSEFERFSLSARNITEPLCSLDVRWPRDATCVRSRESPKLSQANGTPGIILAPQSHDGSPDPICKEADTLEPPEAMLSPMSIDSATSADTTLDTTGDMTVEDVKDFLGSSEESEKNLRNLSEEEARACAILIK, encoded by the exons ACCGTGGAGCATGGCTTCCCCAACCAGCCCAGTGCGCTGGCCTTTGACCCTGAGCTTCATATCATGGCCATTGGCACCCGGTCTGGGGCCGTCAAGAT CTACGGTGCCCCTGGCGTGGAGTTCACGGGCCTGCACCGAGATGCGGCCACTGTCACCCAGATGCATTTCCTGCCTGGTCAG GGTCGAGTCCTGACCCTGCTGGATGACGACAGCCTCCACCTGTGGGAGATTGTCCACCATGACGGCTGCGCCCACCTGGAAGAAGCCCTCCACTTCCAGGCACCCAGTTGGCCTGGCTTTGACGGCGCCAG CGGCCTGCCCAGCCTCGCCCACATCACAGTGGTCCTGCTGGTGGCTGTGGGTGACATGGCTGCCCTGGGCACCGAGGGAGGAAGCATCTTCTTCCTGGATGTTCCCACCCTGACGCTGCTTGAGGGGCAGACCCTGGGCCCAGACGAGGTTCTGCGAAG CGTGCCTGATGACTACCGATGTGGGAAGGCGCTGGGCCCCGTGGAGTCACTCCAGGGACACCTGCGGGACCCCACCAAGATCCTCATCGGCTACAGCCGGGGCCTGCTGGTCATCTGGAACCAGGCCGCTCGCTGTGCCGAGCGCATCTTCCTGGGGAACCAG CTGGAGAGCGTGTGCTGGGAGCGCAGTGGCCACACAGTGGTTAGCTCGCACAGCGACGGCAGCTACGCCATCTGGGCCGCGGACACCGGTGACTCCCCAGCAGTGCAGCCCACCGTGGCCACCACGCCCTACG GCCCCTTCCCCTGCAAAGCCATCAATAAGGTCCTGTGGCGAAGCTGTGCGTCTGG TGAGCACTTCGTCATCTTCAGCGGTGGCATGCCCCGCGCCAGCTATGGTGACCGCCACTGTGTGAGCGTGCTCCAGGCTGAAACCCTGGTGACACTGGACTTCACCTCCCGCGTCATCGACTTCTTCACGGTGCACAGCACGCGGCCTGAGGATG AGTTCGATGAGCCCCAGGCCCTCGCTGTGCTGCTCGAAGAAGAGCTGGTGGTGCTGGACCTGCAGACACCCGGCTGGCCGGCTGTACCCGCCCCGTACCTGGCCCCCCTGCACTCTTCCGCCATCACCTGCTCGGCCCATGTCGCCAATGTCCCTGCCAAGCTGTGGGCCCGCATTGTGAGCGCCGGGGAGCAGCAGAGCCCCCAGCCGGCCTCTGGGGCCTCG AGCTGGCCCATCactgggggccggaacctggctCAGGAGCCATCCCAGCGAGGCCTGCTGCTGACCGG CCACGAGGACGGCACAGTGCGCTTCTGGGACGCCTCCGGTGTGGCCCTGCGACCGCTCTACAAGCTCAGCACTGCTGGCCTCTTCCAGACGGACTGCGAGCACGCGGACAGCTTGGCCCAGGCCGCCGAGGACGACTGGCCACCCTTCCGCAAG GTGGGCTGCTTCGACCCCTACAGCGACGACCCGCGGCTCGGCGTGCAGAAGGTGGCGCTCTGCAAGTACACGGCCCAGATGGTGGTGGCTGGCACTGCGGGTCAG GTGCTGGTGCTGGAGTTGAGTGACACGCCGGCAGAGCAGGCGGTGGGCGTGGCCAGCCTGGACCTGCTGCAGGACCGCGAGGGCTTCACATGGAAAGGCCATGAGCGGctgagcccgcgcctgggaccgCTGCCCTGGCCAGCCGGCTTCCAGCCCCGCGCTCTCATCCAGTGCCTGCCACCAGCCGCCGTCACAGCCGTCACACTCCACGCTGAGTGGGGCCTCGTGGCCTTCGGGACCAGTCACGGCTTTGGCCTCTTTGACTACCTGCGCAGGAGCCCCGTGCTGGCCAG GTGCACCCTGCACCCCAGCGACTCCCTGGCCATGGAGGGGCCGCTGTCCCGTGTGAAGTCGCTCAAGAAGTCGCTGCGCCAGTCCTTCCGGCGCATCCGCAAGAGCCGTGCATCGGGCAAGAAGCGGATGGTCGCCGGCAGCAAG TTGCAGGAGGCCAACGCACAGCTGGCGGAGCAGGCCGGTCCCCAGGATGTGGAGGTTACGCCCGTGCAGCGCCGCATTGAGCCCCGCTCAGCCGACGACTCCCTCTCGGGTGTTGTGCGCTGTCTCTACTTTGCAGACACCTTCCTTCGAGATG CGGCCCACCATGGCCCCACCATGTGGGCGGGCACCAACTCGGGCTCCGTGTTTGCCTATGCACTGGAGGTCCCAGCGGCAGTGGCGGGTGGTGAGAAGCGGCCAGAGCGGGCGGTGGAGGCTGTGCTGGGCAAGGAGGTGCAGCTGATGCACCGTGCCCCGGTGGTGGCCATCGCGGTGCTGGATGGGCGCGGCCGTCCACTGCCGGAGCCCTACGAGGCCTCACGGGACCTTGCACAGGCGCCTGACATGCAGGGTGGCCACGCCGTGCTCATCGCGTCTGAGGAGCAGTTCAAG gTGTTCACGCTACCCAAGGTGAGCGCCAAGACCAAGTTCAAGCTGACAGCCCATGAGGGCTGCCGCGTGCGCAAAGTGGCCCTGGCTACCTTTGCCAGTGTGGCCTGCGAGGACTACACGGAGACCTGCCTGGCCTGCCTCACTAACCTGGGTGACGTGCACGTGTTCTCTGTGCCGGGCCTGCGGCCCCAGGTGCACTATGCCTGCATCCGCAAAGAGGACATCAGCGGCATCGCCTCCTGCGTGTTCACACGGCATGGCCAGG GGTTTTACCTGATTTCTCCCTCGGAGTTTGAGCGCTTCTCCTTGAGTGCCCGGAACATCACCGAGCCACTCTGCTCTCTGGACGTCCGTTGGCCCCGTGATGCCACCTGTGTCAG GTCCCGAGAGTCGCCCAAGCTGAGCCAGGCTAACGGGACCCCGGGCATCATCCTGGCCCCACAGAGCCATGATGGAAGCCCCGATCCCATCTGCAAGGAGGCTG ACACCCTAGAGCCACCTGAGGCCATGCTCTCACCTATGTCCATTGACTCGGCCACCAGTGCCGACACCACACTGGACACAACGGGGGACATGACGGTGGAGGACGTAAAGGATTTCCTGGG CTCCTCAGAGGAATCTGAGAAGAACCTGCGGAACCTGTCAGAAGAGGAGGCTCGAGCCTGTGCCATCCTGATCAAATGA